The sequence TGTTAGACATGCTCTTTTTATCACTAACCAGGTGAAGCACTTCACTTTTGTAGGAATACCAGAATAATATTTTGGGCCCCATGCCATCCCCTGTAGTCCAGTCCTCTTTTGTAGGCATTGTTGACTGAAAAGACTCCATCCTTAGTCTGTTTCCACAGGATCTTGTTTGTGGCTGTTGTTGTTATATTCATTCCAGCTGGTTTTCCAGTACCGCTGCCACCCTCTCGACCTCCCAGTCATTAAGTAGTCATCTAAAAGATGTCCCATCCCTGTTCTGTCCAACAGTCACTCACTTAAGCATCAGGGTTCTCACAAATTAGAaacaaatctgaaaaaattacCCAAGAGAGGTTTGATCTATCTAGCCATCTTTCCAAAATTTAGTTTTGCTTCCATTGCCCACCTTGATATACATATTTCCATCCATTTGTGACCATAGGTTCCTGATTGTCCTCCATGCCCACACCACATATGGTTCAGAGTCTACCCCCACATCTCAGGGATATCCATTCAATTGgttcaatttctcacccttaGTAGGTCCAGTTTCCAAAGTATCTGGTTATCCAGCTTCAAGAATTAAGATTGACAGAATCAGGGTTTGGTTTGGATAGGCTTTTACTTATTCTGATTCTGAAATTTGAATTGGGCCAATTGGGCGCAAAGTTCTCCTTTTCTCCAATTTGGCCCCCGACTCCACAAACCTTGTATCGGGCTGCCACTTGTTAAGCTGGATCCGACAGCGATTTGCCCCTCTCCAATTCTACTAAGTGGATTCTTCTTGTCTAGTGCACACCTTGGGGTATCCATTCAGTTGGTTTAATTTCTAACCCTTAGTAGGTCCAGTTGCCAAAGTATCTGGTTCTCCAGTTTCAAGAATTAACATTGACCGAATCAGGGTTTGGTTTGGGCAGGGTTTTACTAATTCTGATTCTGAAATTTGAATTGGGTGCAAAGTTCTCCTTTTCTCCAATTTGGCCCCCGACTCCACAAACCTTGTATTGGGCTGCCACTTGTTAGGCTGGATCCGACAGAGATTTGCCCCTCTCCATCTCTACTAAGTGGATTCTTCTTGTCAATAGCACACATCTTGGGGTATGTCTCAAATTAGGAGTTCAATAATAATCTAGAAAACAATTGTTTTATTTGTACACAATGAAAACCACATCAtcttttcatcaaaaaaattatccaaTCCAAGATATGTTTGATGCTATACAAGTCAAAATATCTCATCATCATCCTCTCTTGCTCATCTACTGCAATTTTGTAGAAGTCATCTTAGCACTTAAAACTCGGTGCAATGTAAGTTAGTCGTTTTGCCCCATCTGTGCCGCACTACAGTATATGCACCAAGAAGTAAGGACTTACTTAATGCAAACAGATTATTTGAGGAAACACATTGAGCCTAACTCAATCTCAAAAGCTAGTTAATATGTGAGAAATGTCAAAGATCATATAGGGACACAACAATCATTCTCTCAACTAGTGTAAGGCATTTGAATCCCCGTATGCCTAGGGCTGAACATCTGAAGCATGACCATATGACATGGGGGACCACGTTGAATAAAACCTATAACATGAATTTGTTTTACTCTGtatatcaaaaaaatgaatGTACAATTCTAATACAACGATAAAAGCAAATTTTTATCCTAAATCAGCTTCAAAAGATAGCTCATAAGGTAAGGATTGACTGATACCATACAAGGAGAAAATAACATGTCCCAGCGTATACACTAGAGAGATGACATGGATCATCTCTTACAGCATTTTACAAAGTATCACTCTTGTGCTGGAAGCTTTTAAGATGGTTCCAGATACAAAGGACCATTCAAAAAAATGGGAAGGATGCACTATTACTTGGGCCTTTACAGGAAAAGAGAAAAAGCAGATCGTGGATGTTGCTTTATTAGCACTTAAATAGATATTATGAGGATAGAGAAAAGGAAGATCTTTGAAGGGGAAGAGCTTGTTTTAGTGCACATAAAGCATAGCATTCCATCTTTAATGTCTTTTTGGTATATATCCATCAGGCTCTTATTTGTATAAAAGATTGGGTGACTTCCCTAGAGACTTCTGTCTTTCTGTAAATTCTCTATTTTTTGGAACCTCTTTTTGAGAATTAGTAATGTTGTATTTCAGTGTTTTAAATATCCAAAGCAAAGACGCGACAAAAACGCTTAAAGTGAGAAGTGAAGTATGAGCTTACAATCAAcaggaaattaaaaaatatcacaaaatcaacGAATCCAGTACATTTCATTTTCATCAAGAGAGTTTTGTACAATTGAGACTGTTTGGGATTAAAGTAACTTATTTCAGCATCCAGTATTGCCAATACCAATCCAACATCCTCAATGTTGAGACATAAACGAACTACCGATTCTTAATGGGATCACTTAGTACacgattttttattttttttatgacaaggaaaACCCGCAGCCGCTATCCTTTGGATGcgcaaaattttttaaaaaaagagacaaCAGTTCATTACTCAACACCGACATGAGGCTTTAACGGAGCAAAACTAAGGAGACAACAGTCTAGCTCGTTTACTATTCCAGTAAAATCAcaatacttcatatataagatatataatttaaatataggAACAAGAAGCTTCTCTTTTATGGTACACTGCTCTATCCTTGGAAGCATCATCTTGTTTAAgtgattaaaaagaaatatgacgCTATGCACACGACAATAAACATGAAGTACAGCACACAAACTTGTAAGATATCTAGTGTGCACTTAATTAACAATCATGTGTTGGAAAAAGAATTGTACAAGCACAACGATACCTCTTATTCTGAGTGAAGCATCTTACAAGTTACTCCGTCTCGCACAAGCTGAAGAATTGCATCCTTCAACTTTATATAGTCATCAACCTTATTGTAAACCTGATGAGAAATCCGAGCATATCCTGTCACGTAGCCATCACCATCCTGTAATTCCTTTATTTCCTCGTAGTGAATTGGGACTTCCACCGCAAAATGGTCACGCAAATGATTTCTCAAATTTAAAGCATCCTTATCGCTGAGAATCCTAAGGTTAACAGGCAAACCAACCATTGCCATACCTGGAGACATGTCCGGGGGGCAGCCAAGCGATGTTCCCCAAGCATTGGCCAACAATTGTCCCATTTCAATCACAGCCTTGTGATTCCTCAACCTAATTCCCTCAATCCCACCCTCAAACCTATTTATAAATTCTAACACCTCAGGTATAACTAGCTGAGAGCTGTAGTCTCTCGTTCCTATCCATGCACTTTCAATGGCTAGTCCATTACCATATTCATGCGACACCACAGGATGGTGTAGATCAGGTGATACAGGTGATTTCCGACAATACAAAAAGGCAACCGATGGAGGACAGAAAAACCACTTGTGCAAGTTGCTTACATAAAAATCAGCTCCAATTTCTTTAACATCGACAGGAACACTGCCAATGGCATGCGCAGCATCGACAAACACTCGTTCAACACCTTCTTCCCTACAAATCTTAACCAAATCACGCACAGGTATGACAACACACGGCATTGATGTAATGTGATCAATGATAGCCAACCGAACCTTCTTTCCATTCGCTTTCCCCTTAGCCAAGGCTTTCCGAAACTCCGCAACAATCTCTTCCTCCGAACGAAGAGGAAAGGGCAAATGAACAACGATCACAGAACCACCAGCCCGGGTGACATAAGCTTCAATCGATTTCTTAACAGCTTGAAATGCACAATGGAGCATGACTACAGCATCTCCTTTCTTAAACCGTCCCTCCGCGAAAGCCCATCCAACATGTTGAAGAACGATAGCAGCGGCAGTAGTAGCATTATCCACAAGAGATACCTCATCCACGTGCTCCGCATTAATAACATCCTTGATAATAGTCCGTGAATGTAGAATCCGCTTCTGAAGATGGTTAAGGAAGAAGTCATCGGGTTGCTGTAGAAAACGGAGCTGCCAACGCTTCTGAGCTGCGATGATGGATGCCGGACA comes from Solanum pennellii chromosome 1, SPENNV200 and encodes:
- the LOC107008434 gene encoding L-cysteine desulfhydrase, whose amino-acid sequence is MEPANDDDHRANGSDHSHLAKKPKLSTSSSSLITDSEICEEFAHHQTGIARINNGSFGSCPASIIAAQKRWQLRFLQQPDDFFLNHLQKRILHSRTIIKDVINAEHVDEVSLVDNATTAAAIVLQHVGWAFAEGRFKKGDAVVMLHCAFQAVKKSIEAYVTRAGGSVIVVHLPFPLRSEEEIVAEFRKALAKGKANGKKVRLAIIDHITSMPCVVIPVRDLVKICREEGVERVFVDAAHAIGSVPVDVKEIGADFYVSNLHKWFFCPPSVAFLYCRKSPVSPDLHHPVVSHEYGNGLAIESAWIGTRDYSSQLVIPEVLEFINRFEGGIEGIRLRNHKAVIEMGQLLANAWGTSLGCPPDMSPGMAMVGLPVNLRILSDKDALNLRNHLRDHFAVEVPIHYEEIKELQDGDGYVTGYARISHQVYNKVDDYIKLKDAILQLVRDGVTCKMLHSE